From the genome of Scyliorhinus canicula chromosome 29, sScyCan1.1, whole genome shotgun sequence, one region includes:
- the LOC119958491 gene encoding monocarboxylate transporter 13-like produces MAKPVCREPPDGGWGWMVVLAGFMKICLTFGIVRSFGVFFVQFIEHFDKSSSQVSWIGSILLATQQFGCPLGSIFGAHYGARPVVMVGGVFACLGMLTASFGQSLLHLYLSAGFLTGFGWALAFSPTVSMIAKYFKKRRALATGLAFTGVGISSFFFPPLFQLLIDVYGWRGALQIVSAMMLNLCVSGALLRPITLFEDLPVASAGHPDDGEKNTKCWGKVVSTLDLTLFLHRGFMVYNLSATLLAMGFFVPYIHLLAHGKDLGLSDYEVAFLMSATAIADTVARLFSGWVADFRLIRKIHMVFLWSLFTGISLVIIPTGRSYTSTMGLCIFYGFCAGGLPALLFATITDIVGIGRILNATGLFMVFMSIGSLLGPPLSGFLRDRTGNFALSFMTASGFIFAGCAVHLFSPGFFVRKSVLPGEEMAGPAGRSRKELDEEGPVLEKEATISDADLGRRLSWTVAETLESNF; encoded by the exons ATGGCGAAGCCCGTCTGCCGGGAGCCGCCAGACGGGGGCTGGGGATGGATGGTGGTTCTGGCAGGCTTCATGAAAATCTGCCTGACGTTCGGAATTGTCCGTTCGTTCGGCGTCTTCTTCGTCCAGTTCATCGAACACTTTGACAAGTCGTCCAGCCAAGTTTCCTGGATCGGCTCCATCTTGCTGGCCACACAACAGTTTGGGT GTCCACTCGGAAGTATATTTGGGGCACATTATGGAGCTCGTCCTGTGGTCATGGTGGGTGGGGTTTTCGCGTGCTTGGGGATGCTCACAGCCTCGTTCGGACAGAGCCTGCTGCATTTGTACCTCTCCGCCGGATTCCTGACAG GTTTCGGTTGGGCCTTGGCCTTCAGCCCCACAGTATCCATGATCGCCAAGTACTTCAAGAAACGCCGAGCCCTGGCGACCGGTTTGGCCTTTACCGGCGTGGGAATCTCCTCGTTCTTCTTCCCTCCGTTGTTTCAGCTCCTGATCGATGTGTATGGTTGGCGCGGGGCCCTCCAGATCGTGTCGGCCATGATGCTGAACCTCTGTGTCTCTGGAGCCTTGCTCCGACCCATCACGCTCTTTGAGGACCTCCCCGTCGCCTCAGCTGGACATCCTGACGATGGGGAGAAAAACACTAAGTGTTGGGGCAAAGTGGTCTCCACCTTAGATTTGACCCTTTTCCTGCACCGTGGGTTCATGGTGTACAATCTCTCCGCGACTCTGCTTGCTATGGGCTTCTTTGTCCCCTACATCCACTTGCTGGCCCATGGGAAGGACCTTGGACTGAGCGATTATGAGGTGGCCTTCCTGATGTCGGCTACTGCCATTGCGGACACGGTGGCCCGGCTCTTTTCCGGCTGGGTCGCTGACTTCAGGTTGATTCGGAAAATCCACATGGTATTCCTTTGGAGTCTTTTcaccggaatcagcctagtgatcATTCCCACTGGCCGCTCGTACACCAGTACAATGGGCCTCTGTATCTTTTATGGCTTCTGCGCCGGAGGCCTCCCTGCCCTCCTGTTTGCCACTATCACCGATATCGTCGGGATCGGGCGAATTCTCAATGCAACCGGACTCTTTATGGTGTTTATGAGCATTGGCAGTCTCCTTGGGCCTCCCTTGTCAG GGTTTCTGCGGGACCGAACAGGAAACTTCGCCCTTTCCTTTATGACTGCGAGCGGCTTCATCTTCGCCGGGTGTGCCGTCCACCTGTTTAGTCCAGGATTTTTTGTCCGCAAAAGCGTCCTCCCTGGGGAGGAGATGGCTGGTCCTGCTGGGAGGAGCAGGAAGGAACTGGATGAGGAGGGCCCTGTTCTCGAGAAAGAAGCGACAATATCCGATGCCGATTTGGGAAGGAGGTTGTCCTGGACCGTGGCGGAGACCTTGGAGAGTAACTTTTAG